Genomic segment of Corticium candelabrum chromosome 16, ooCorCand1.1, whole genome shotgun sequence:
GGCAGTGGAAACAAGTAgattattttgtgtttatgcaATACATGATCTGCATTAGGCTTCAGCAGGCATTAGAAAGTCAGCAGAAAATCTATACGGAGCAGAATGCTTATAAGCACATTGCTTGTCGTGGTGCAGTTTTGTTTGAAGTGGCACGATGTATGGCATCTATGAATTCACTTTATCAAATATCATGGGAGAACTTCTTAACACTCTATAATGCAGCAATATCTAAGTCTGACAAGTCAGTATCATCTTGCTAGACACTATTTTATGATCATTTAAGTGCCTTTACATTTGTGTATTGTGCAGATTAACAACAAAGAATCTAATAGCCAAATTGACACAATTGGTTTGGTATTCTTTGTCAAGAGGTGTACAACAAGAAGATCGTTTGTTTCTAGATTTTATATTAGCTATGGAGGTATAGAAATTGTTTATCGGTTGGTTCATTCACTTGCCTGTTTTCTGCAGTGTGATTTTGCATGACAATCTGCACTGTGGCATGGTCTAAtgttactaaaattttagtttgtgttgtagttgtttgtttgtcttttgacCAACTCACCATTTTAGTTTAACAATACTTACTTTGTTGCTGATTTTTATATTAGCTTGAGCAGATCGAAGGACGGTTGTCGTCTTTTGACAGGAAGTTTCTCTTGTCACCTCAATCTGTAGCAAGAGATATCTACTTAAGTGTGGCTGCTACAGGAACAGTGCCCAACCATTTACCAGTTCCTAATGTAAAAGTGTTGGGAAAGAAACCTTTTGAATGGATGGCAGAAGAGCAATGGCACAACATTCAAGtatgcgtacacacacacacacacacacacacacacacacacacacacacacacacacacacacacacacacacacacacacacacacacacacacttgttttTGTTGATCTGACTTTTGCTTCATCTGATTAGATTGTTGGATTCACTTACGACTGGTTTTCTGAGGCTGTGGAACGAATCTATAAAGAGGgacgtgagatctcatggaaGCACCTTTGTGAACACGATATGCCACAGTCAATCTCTCTACCGGAAAACTTGAATGAGAAGTAATAAGGAGTATAAGTTATTTTTGTGTTGCatgcattgtttgttgttgctgtaggCTAAATGAAGGACAAAAATTGCTGTGTCTTCGTACAATCAGACCAGATAAATTATTGGAAATCATCAAGTTTTTTGTTGAGTCAGTTCTAGGGAATAGGTAGGCAACGTACACAGATAAGTGAGTTTTGCTTATTTGCTCAATAATTCTCACATGCCGCAGACCATCTGATGACATGCTTGATGACCTGAGTAATGTTCATAAGACAACAACACCTAAGATGCCAGTGTTTCTGTTGTATGAACAGGAACCAATGGTCGTGGAAAGGCTTGTATCAGATCTTGCTAGATTCAAGAAGGTTAACTCTATAACTTTCAGTTTTCTAATGTATCAACTGTATTTGCTGTTGGTAGGCATCTCTGGATTCTTATGTGTTGACCGGAGTGCCAGAAGAAGAGCAAGAAGTTGTTGCACTAGTACAGACAGCCATGGCCAATGTAAGCTAGACAAAAACTCAAGTAAATTGTATTGCTTCTTGGTAGTTCTTATGGTTGTATGAATTTAGGGTGACTGGCTTTTGTTGGAACATGTGCAGTGTTGTCCACGTTTGCTACAGACATTAAGCAACTTGTTGAGAGAAACTTCTTCTGTTAGTCAAGCGTTTCAGCTATGGATTTCAGCTGACTGCTCTTCATCGTTTCAGTCAGGATTGTTACTAGATTCAGTTCGTGTCATGGTGGACACCCCATTCGTACTGACATTAACACAACATGATGACCATGTTTAAGTTGTATCTGTTGATATTTAGAATATGAAGACGGCTGTCTTGAGATGTCTTTCATGGATACCACAAACCTGGACAAGATTGAGCTCCCGCCAAGAGTGGCTACCTATGTTGCACAACGTCAGTGTACTTCACAGTGCCCTTCGATTTCGTACCAGTATGGAGGGAGTAGGGTTCAATGTGAATTATGTGTGGGATGTTCAGAATTTTTGGGTATGAAGAACTACAACATAGCTGTTTTTGATGAGTAGAAACAAATTTGTGTAATAGGATGCATTGTCGTATGTACGAGATGAGTTTACTTTGGCAGAGAAAGTTGATCCTAAAGGTGGCACACACGGTCCAAAGGGGATTTCATGGACAGGTCTAAAAAATATCCTCACTATGGTAGGTTTATGGAGTTGATTAGTGGATGTATGTAGTTGTGATTTGTTGTCTTCAGGTTGTGTATGGAAGTCAGGTGACTGACAGCGTAGATTATTATGCTGTTAGAGCTGTAATTGACCAGTGGGTCTCTCGGCAAGCAGCAAAGAAAGATTTTGAAGCTCCGAAAAGTAATTACTGCAGAGTTGATACaattattcattcattcataaaGGGTTGTACTGTTGACTTAGCAAAGTACAAGCCTTCTGTTCATGCATACAGCCAGCCAGCACAAATGGAGAAAATTTATAATGCTGTTAAGTGCTCCAACCTGTCAAGTACACCCGAGATGTGTGGCATGTTGACAACAATGGAGGTAACAATGAAATCTTGCTGTTTGAATTGAGTTTCTATGAGCATTGTTTAGACTCAATCAAAGGAGGGTTTGCAAATTTTCTCTCGTCTCCCGTCTGCCTTTGAGTTGCTTGCTGCTGTGTCAATACCACAGCATCATCAAACGAGAAGGACATTGATGGGACCTCCTGTTTCTGGTCTGGTGTCATCAAAAGGAAAAAGGCCTTATACACCTGCTGTTCTAAAGAGGCGACAATCTTTTCATCATGGGGCTTTCGGAGGGGCCAATAAACTTGGTGGGATTGGAAATTTGTCCATGTACCTCAATTATGGGGCCTTTCTCAAACCGTCAAAAGACCTAGTCTTGTCAGAGCTGATCAGTAACCTCCTGTCTCGACTGTACAAAGGATGGAACAAGGTGAGATGTCATTTTTCACTCTGATTTTTAGGTGATATATGACTTAATTGAAGGATGGTTTGTCTGAACGTCTGAATATGTTGGGAGAAAACCTTCCTCTCCCCTTTTGGCTCAAAGAGGAACTTGATCAAATGCAGAAGATCTTGAACAAATTTCGAGCTGGTCTTGTGGTGAGATTAGCAGCTTCATGTGTATCTCACATTATGTTTTTGAATAGGATATGTAATATATAGGATATTCGAAATATCCTCAATTGTTCAGATGGAACGTCAACAGTTTTGTCACCTACTTCATTGTCAATTGCTTGTGACTTATTTCACAACCGTATTCCGACCGTCATATATCATCTCTTGACTTCCACTTTGCCATCACAGCATGAAGGATCAGTTACCAACTGGATCCAAAATCTGACACATCGTTGTCAACATATGGATCACGTCCTTTCTTTGGTATATTGATTACTTACATGATGTTGACAATCGTTACACCTATACTCTTGTGATAAAGGGTCAGGAGAAAGTTCCTGGTTTTAACATCGGATGTTTCTTTCACCCGGAAGGCCTCTTAGCAATTTTCAAACAGGTTGATATCTTTTCTGTACGTGTATTTGAGTCCTAAATAGTTTTCATTGTTTCTCCTTGTGAAGGATGCTTTCCAATTGTATGAGGCTCGATTGTCGATGGCAGaacagtttgtttatttggttgAGGTTACCACAAGAGAGAAAGAACTGGTAAGTTTTTAGTCTGTCAGACTGACTGACCTGAACTCTCTACTCAACTTTACAGCTTCGAGACCCAGCCACTGAAGGCTTCTTCATGATTGGCCTTTATATGTGGCATGCCACATGGGACAGAACGTCTTCGGAAGTGATCGATGTAGCAAGCAAAGTAGTACCTCAGTCATTACCTATTGTCCACATAACTGCTGTACCTGAGACTGAGAAGATCGCTGCTATGGATTTGGCCAAGTATACATCAGTGTACAGCTGCCCATGCTATTTATCCAAGTCAAACAGAAGTAAGATTATCATGAATATCGATGTCAAACAAGATGAAGTGTCAACACTACGATGGCCTCTCAGAGGTGTGATGTGTACACTTCGTCCAGTCTAACACACTGTGAAGTACATGGTTTATTTTAGTATTACTTTATTTTTTCACTCTCCAATCAAATTATGTGTACTAGTCTACATATTCTTTCAGCTTAAAAAATGTCATTTGAGCAACTACAGCATAAGGGACGAGGTTTGCAGCTAGGGCTACAACACGGAAAGAATTTTGCGTTGTTGTATAGCTTGCCAATCATGGGCACTCCAAGTGTCATTGATCTATTATGCTCGGCAGTGATCTTCAGGATAGTTTCCATTGTACTATGGTATTCAGTCAAATTTAGTGAATGCCTCTCCTTTGGATCGTGATCGAGATTGAACAATAAAGGTGGGTCTTTTCGAGATAACGTTGTCGTGTCCCAACAGTCTTGATCTGGGTATGGTGGAAAACAGTGGCTTCCCATTGTCCAAAAGTGTACCTTATAATGGTGATACCGAACAGCCATTAGGTACACGCCGCTGTAGTAGAAGAAACGATCACGAACAATAGCAGTTGTGTCATTAGTCAACAACTGAGTTAGGTCAATTCCATCAGTTGCTCGATCATTTGGTAAAGTGGCACCTGTCAAACTTACTATGGTAGTAAACAAATCCAGTGTACTACTAATACTTTCTGATATTGAATGAGATGGGATGATGCCAGGCCACCAGAAGATGGCTGGCTCGCGAACACCACCTTCGTATGTGGTTCCTTTGCCACATTTCAGCGGGCCTTGTTCACCACCCGTTTCAATGTCTTTCAGTTCAGGTCCATTGTCTGACATAAATACCACTAGCGTTTGACTATCAAGAGACAAGGACTCAAGATGAGAAAGAATTTCACCGACACTCCAGTCCAATTCAGCTAAAGCATCACCAAATATGCCTCTTCGAGTCGTGTCTTGATACCTTGATGATGCCCATTGGGGTCTGTGGGTATGATGAGAAGCAAAATAGAAGAAGAATGGCTCGTGTTGATGATTACTGATGAACTCTTTTGCTTCTTGAACATAGACAGCATCAAGATCACGAATATCAGCGGGTTGGCTCACAATAGTTGAATTGCGGTAAAGAAAACAATAACCTGGATGATCAGGCGATGGAGGGACGGGGTTGATATCCGACAGGCAAGCGCTCTGTGTGAACGGTAGACCAAAGTAACTATCAAATCCCCGGCTATGCGGCAAGTACTCGCCTTGCTCACCAATTCCCAAGTGCCATTTCCCGACCATCCCAGTGGCATATCCGTGCTCCTTCAGTACCTGAGCTACGGTAATTTCCGAAAGCAACATTCCTCCGCCATCTCCGGGCGAAAATACGTCCAGACCTGTAGGATTAGTAGACGACGGAGAGCGATAAACCCCAGTGCGAGGGTAAAGCCTGCCCGTCATGAGAGAGGCTCGTGAAGGTGAGCAGATCGGAGCCGCTGAGTAGAATTGCAGCATGCGCAGACCCTCTCTTGCCATCCGGTCAAGGTTTGGTGTCCAACTTGTTGGATGGCCATACACATTTAGGTCACCATAGCCGACATCGTCGCCGTATATTAGGACAACGTTTGGCTTTGATGGGATCTCAACGGATTCTGTGATTTTCAGAGTGAAGAACACGAGGAGACACATACAGCAGCAAAAACTGTAAATCCTACAAGGGCAGGCTGTCATAGCGCCACGCAAGTAATCAGGTCACGATAGGATGTTACAGATCTGCTAGTCTACGCATGCGTCAACTGCAGCCTTGATTGACGCGCGGTACACATGTACGGACGTTGCCTCTGTGTAACGTGTCTGACTGAGAGTCGTGCAGTACAGCGCTAGTAATGATGTAAGACATAGCCTACATAGACACTGAACAGTATTCTCTAGCTAGTGGACCGCTTTCGATTCTGCAATCTGTTTTGCACAGGCTCAGGTGGGAAGCGAGTGCTAGAGATGGAGGCTAGTGTAAGAAGTTGGAATGCGTAAGTTTAGTTATAAATTCACACTTGATgtctactacagtagtagcGTTACCATGATGTTAGTAGGGAATCCCAAGACAGTACAGGATCTAGAGTGCATGCATATAcgcaatattaattaattaatataacttGCATCAAATTGTTACTGTGTGCCAGCCCAAGCAAGgtcaaataaacaaatacaaaagcTGCTAAAATGTTAAAAAATCACATGCAGAGAATCAATGGCCAAAGCAATTGCGGTATTGATTGTCCGAGTTCAGAGTTGTGATAGCTAAGAAAGTTGATATTCTGCTG
This window contains:
- the LOC134191762 gene encoding arylsulfatase A-like: MCLLVFFTLKITESVEIPSKPNVVLIYGDDVGYGDLNVYGHPTSWTPNLDRMAREGLRMLQFYSAAPICSPSRASLMTGRLYPRTGVYRSPSSTNPTGLDVFSPGDGGGMLLSEITVAQVLKEHGYATGMVGKWHLGIGEQGEYLPHSRGFDSYFGLPFTQSACLSDINPVPPSPDHPGYCFLYRNSTIVSQPADIRDLDAVYVQEAKEFISNHQHEPFFFYFASHHTHRPQWASSRYQDTTRRGIFGDALAELDWSVGEILSHLESLSLDSQTLVVFMSDNGPELKDIETGGEQGPLKCGKGTTYEGGVREPAIFWWPGIIPSHSISESISSTLDLFTTIVSLTGATLPNDRATDGIDLTQLLTNDTTAIVRDRFFYYSGVYLMAVRYHHYKVHFWTMGSHCFPPYPDQDCWDTTTLSRKDPPLLFNLDHDPKERHSLNLTEYHSTMETILKITAEHNRSMTLGVPMIGKLYNNAKFFPCCSPSCKPRPLCCSCSNDIF